The Bacteroidia bacterium DNA segment AAGTGTCATACTGAGTGTTTTGCGCAGCAAAACGTATCGAAGCACTACACTTTTTCATTCAAATAAAAACAAGTTAAAAAAGATATAACACTTTGTTTACAACAGAAATAAAACCCAAAACCAAATGGTATGATATAGACTTCAAAGCCATTTGGCAATACCGCGACCTGCTCATGCTCTTTGTTCGCAGGGATTTTGTAGCGGTATATAAGCAAACAGTGCTTGGTCCGATATGGTTCTTTGTGCAGCCGATATTGACCACCATTACCTTTACTTTTATCTTTGGTAATTTTGCCAAGATTTCAACAGACGGAGTGCCTCCTATAATTTTTTATTTGAGTGGACTTACCTTTTGGAATTATTTTGCAAGTTGTCTTACCGGAACAAGCAATACCTTTGTATCAAATGCAAGTATTTTCGGTAAAGTATATTTCCCGCGTCTGATAACACCAATTTCTGTAGTAATATCCAATCTCATCAAATTTGGTATCCAGCTTGTCTTGTTTCTTGTTGTCTTCTTTTATTATTGGTGGCAGGGCAGTATTCAGCCTAATGCAACCATTGCCTTGTTACCCTTATATATACTCATGATGGCAGGCTTGGGACTCGGATTTGGTATTTTTATTTCATCTCTCACAACCAAGTACAGAGACTTCACATTTTTAGTAGGTTTTGGTGTGCAGTTGTTGATGTATGCCTCGCCAATTATCTATCCATTCAGTATTTTGAGTGAAAAAATGCGGTTTATTTTAAACATGGTAAATCCTATGAGTTCTATTATAGAAGCTATCAAGTACGGATTTTTGGGCGAAGGGGTGTTTAGCATCCAGAATTTAGCAATCAGTTTTACCTATATGCTGATTCTGTTGTTTGTTGGTATTGTCGCTTTCCACAAAGTGGAGAAGAGTTTTATGGATACGGTGTAGAGGAGTAATCATGAGTGATATAGTCATCAAAGCAGAAAATATATCCAAACAGTATCGTTTGGGGCAGGTGTCGGCAGGGACAATGGCAAATGATTTTAAAAGATGGGCTTATAAAATCAGAGGTAAAGAAGACCCTTTTTTGAAAGTTGGAGAAACCAATGACCGCTCCACAAAAGGAAGTTCTGATTATGTGTGGGCACTTAGAGATATTAACTTTGAGGTAAAACAGGGGGAGGTATTAGGCATAATCGGAAAGAATGGGGCGGGAAAGAGTACTTTATTAAAACTTCTTTCAAGAGTAACAACTCCAACAACAGGAAGTATAAAGGTTAGAGGTCGCATGGCTTCCTTGCTTGAAGTAGGCACGGGTTTTCACCCTGAATTGACCGGCAGAGAAAATGTGTTTCTGAACGGAGCTATTATGGGAATGAGCAAAGCCGAAATAAAAGCTAAGTTTGATGAGATAGTAGATTTTGCAGGAGTGGAAAGGTATATTGATACACCTGTAAAAAGGTATTCTTCTGGTATGCATGTTCGTTTGGGTTTTGCGGTAGCGGCACATTTGGAACCTGAAATTTTAGTTGTTGACGAAGTGTTAGCAGTAGGAGACGCAGAGTTTCAAAAGAAATGTCTGGGCAAAATGAAATCTGTAAGTGGCGAGGGAAGAACGGTTTTGTTTGTCAGTCATAATATGGGGGCAATTCAAACACTTTGTACCAAAGCAATTTATTTAAAGAATGGTCTGCTACACAGTTCAGGAGCCACAGAAAGAATGATATCAGAATATTTGACCAATGAAGTTACTCTTCGCGGAGAATTGGATTTTAATTTGAAAGAGGCTCTCCCTGTTCAGATGATTCGGGTTAGAATGTTAGATGAAAGCAATTCTCCAAATTCGCAGTTTAAATGCGGTGAAAAATTTAGAGTTGAGGTTCTGATTGAGTCTAGGGAAAATGCAGGAAACGTTGTATTAGGCATTGGAATTGCCGATAGTATGGATTTGAATATATACTCTGATAAGTCAGAATCTTTCAGTATTGGAAATAAGACACAAAGATTGGCATATACAAACAAGGACACTATATTAGCTCCCGGTAAATATGCCTTAACATTGAATCTGTTTTTTAATGGTAAATCTGTTGACTATAAGGAGAAGGTACTAACCTTTGAAGTTTCAGAAATAACAACAAACGGAATCATTTATAACTTGAAAACGGGAGAAGGTGCAGTGGTAACTCATGGGAACTTTAATGTAGTATAAATGGAAATTTACTTAGGAATAAATTTTGACAGCCACGATACAGCTGTTTTTGCTTTAGATAGTGAGAATAAGACCCCTTTTGCTATCTCTATGGAGAGGCTTACCAGGTTTAAGCATGATACCTTGTTTCCCGTACTTTGTTTAGAGAAGTATATCCAATATAGGGAAATAGATGTAAACAAAGTTAAGAAAGTATATTGTGGCAATTCAAAACTTGGACAAAAGTCTCAGCGATACAGACTTAATCATTATGAATTTGAGATGTTTAAACGAGAGTTTT contains these protein-coding regions:
- a CDS encoding ABC transporter permease is translated as MFTTEIKPKTKWYDIDFKAIWQYRDLLMLFVRRDFVAVYKQTVLGPIWFFVQPILTTITFTFIFGNFAKISTDGVPPIIFYLSGLTFWNYFASCLTGTSNTFVSNASIFGKVYFPRLITPISVVISNLIKFGIQLVLFLVVFFYYWWQGSIQPNATIALLPLYILMMAGLGLGFGIFISSLTTKYRDFTFLVGFGVQLLMYASPIIYPFSILSEKMRFILNMVNPMSSIIEAIKYGFLGEGVFSIQNLAISFTYMLILLFVGIVAFHKVEKSFMDTV
- a CDS encoding ABC transporter ATP-binding protein — protein: MSDIVIKAENISKQYRLGQVSAGTMANDFKRWAYKIRGKEDPFLKVGETNDRSTKGSSDYVWALRDINFEVKQGEVLGIIGKNGAGKSTLLKLLSRVTTPTTGSIKVRGRMASLLEVGTGFHPELTGRENVFLNGAIMGMSKAEIKAKFDEIVDFAGVERYIDTPVKRYSSGMHVRLGFAVAAHLEPEILVVDEVLAVGDAEFQKKCLGKMKSVSGEGRTVLFVSHNMGAIQTLCTKAIYLKNGLLHSSGATERMISEYLTNEVTLRGELDFNLKEALPVQMIRVRMLDESNSPNSQFKCGEKFRVEVLIESRENAGNVVLGIGIADSMDLNIYSDKSESFSIGNKTQRLAYTNKDTILAPGKYALTLNLFFNGKSVDYKEKVLTFEVSEITTNGIIYNLKTGEGAVVTHGNFNVV